Proteins encoded by one window of Fictibacillus marinisediminis:
- a CDS encoding DUF6018 family natural product bioysynthesis protein has product MFKKMINRRKFVDARDIKTGKVYQFDCRTSDYVRAFREAYTFVKSLEKELDTTLVWRFKGEELYRFGADAYIPVTLTMKLRSFFNDLFELGA; this is encoded by the coding sequence ATGTTTAAGAAAATGATCAATCGAAGAAAGTTTGTAGATGCTCGTGATATCAAAACGGGGAAGGTTTATCAATTTGATTGTAGAACCTCAGACTATGTTAGAGCGTTTAGGGAAGCTTATACTTTCGTTAAATCATTAGAGAAAGAGCTTGATACTACATTGGTATGGAGATTTAAAGGTGAAGAGCTATATCGCTTCGGAGCAGATGCTTATATACCTGTAACTCTAACCATGAAGCTCAGAAGCTTTTTTAATGATTTATTTGAATTAGGAGCTTAA
- the radC gene encoding RadC family protein, which translates to MKSQYLVAKESLAVYGADQIDLQALLSNILGPKTPAETTGFLSALGIRRLVELSETELSNVPGLSKSNCIKLKAAFGLFQKLSKSLPEKRIAIKSPEDAADCIMEELRYEKQERFLALYLNTRNEIIRKRIIFVGTLNSSVVHPREVFKEGINSNAASVIVAHNHPSGNPQPSREDIDVTKRLKEVSSVIGIDLLDHIIIGDGKYISLKEKGYI; encoded by the coding sequence ATGAAAAGTCAATATCTTGTAGCTAAAGAATCACTTGCTGTTTACGGTGCAGATCAGATAGATCTTCAGGCACTGCTATCAAACATTTTAGGGCCGAAAACTCCTGCGGAAACAACAGGTTTTCTTTCTGCTTTAGGAATCCGTAGATTAGTTGAATTAAGTGAGACAGAATTATCAAATGTTCCTGGCTTATCAAAATCAAATTGTATCAAGCTGAAAGCAGCTTTTGGTTTGTTCCAAAAATTAAGCAAGTCTTTACCAGAGAAGAGAATTGCTATTAAAAGTCCAGAAGATGCTGCGGATTGCATTATGGAGGAATTACGTTATGAAAAACAGGAGCGATTTCTCGCACTTTATTTAAATACGAGAAATGAAATCATTCGGAAACGTATAATCTTTGTTGGTACGCTTAACTCCAGCGTTGTACATCCAAGAGAAGTATTTAAAGAAGGCATCAATTCCAATGCAGCTTCAGTTATTGTTGCTCATAATCATCCTTCAGGTAATCCACAACCTTCTAGAGAGGATATTGATGTAACAAAGCGTTTAAAAGAAGTCAGTTCTGTTATTGGGATTGATTTGTTGGACCATATTATCATCGGAGATGGAAAGTATATCAGTCTAAAAGAAAAGGGATATATTTAA
- a CDS encoding ArdC-like ssDNA-binding domain-containing protein gives MDKSMPKRNWKKSCPTIEEKLKQLQQTLEDGVKNFSYSPEHFKAILEMKALMPSYSFKNMLVAKAQLPHASFLASYSRWQELGRNVVKGEKAIRIFKPIFGSNKNKDPKEDVLESDEEIKLVGFCPIPVFDFSQTEGESLPIDQIKIELVGDCSEAREIIEMVHEVADCPISYGNTGSANGYYMPGTHEIVVSDKVSINQRAKTLVHEYVHSQVHRLGNMSTSKEREVVAEGTAFIVCSFFGLDTSSYSFEYVKGWSQGDGDALLNYGSQIFDITKTIIERFRERDGSKDNELLMAV, from the coding sequence ATGGATAAAAGTATGCCTAAGAGGAACTGGAAGAAAAGCTGCCCAACCATTGAAGAAAAATTGAAGCAGCTACAGCAGACATTAGAAGATGGCGTGAAGAACTTTTCTTATTCTCCAGAACATTTCAAGGCTATTCTGGAAATGAAAGCACTTATGCCAAGCTATTCATTTAAAAACATGCTTGTTGCAAAAGCACAGCTTCCTCATGCTTCCTTTTTGGCATCTTATTCGCGATGGCAAGAACTTGGAAGGAATGTAGTAAAAGGTGAGAAAGCCATCCGCATTTTCAAACCAATCTTTGGATCAAATAAGAACAAAGATCCAAAAGAAGATGTCTTGGAGTCTGATGAAGAAATCAAATTGGTTGGTTTTTGTCCAATACCGGTGTTCGATTTTAGTCAAACCGAAGGTGAATCGTTACCGATTGATCAGATAAAGATTGAATTGGTCGGAGATTGTAGCGAGGCTCGTGAAATTATTGAAATGGTGCATGAAGTAGCAGATTGTCCAATTTCTTATGGTAATACGGGATCTGCGAACGGTTATTATATGCCAGGCACTCATGAAATCGTTGTGAGTGACAAAGTTTCGATAAATCAACGAGCCAAAACTTTAGTTCACGAATATGTCCATTCGCAGGTGCATCGATTAGGAAACATGAGCACTTCTAAAGAACGGGAGGTTGTAGCAGAAGGAACAGCCTTCATTGTTTGTTCATTCTTCGGATTGGACACCAGCTCTTACAGCTTTGAATATGTAAAGGGTTGGAGCCAAGGAGACGGAGACGCGCTATTGAACTATGGGTCTCAAATCTTCGATATCACAAAAACAATCATTGAGCGGTTTCGGGAACGAGACGGGAGTAAAGATAACGAACTGCTAATGGCGGTTTAA
- a CDS encoding DinB family protein, with amino-acid sequence MYGEKWENGLTLYILNCHQIHHRGQMTVLMRLAGLKVPGVYGPSIEEMEARNTIQQSN; translated from the coding sequence ATGTATGGAGAGAAATGGGAAAATGGATTAACACTCTACATTCTAAACTGTCATCAAATACATCATCGAGGACAAATGACTGTGTTAATGAGATTAGCTGGGTTAAAGGTTCCAGGAGTGTATGGTCCATCTATAGAAGAAATGGAAGCAAGAAATACTATTCAGCAATCAAATTAA
- a CDS encoding DUF6573 family protein — MNEFFGPIIHSFTRKDAIQTGDLVDVSSMGREAGIRFPVAITAATYQRIVKPDEAAKSMGESEEGRLWDVLYMFSVYARRSVGSEMNFSLVATFNGYPQEVNLNAVIGPGDDFAPVITIMLPTED, encoded by the coding sequence ATGAATGAATTCTTTGGACCCATTATTCATTCATTTACAAGAAAGGATGCAATCCAAACAGGAGATCTTGTTGATGTTTCATCTATGGGAAGGGAAGCTGGAATTAGGTTTCCCGTTGCAATAACTGCTGCAACTTATCAAAGAATCGTAAAGCCGGATGAAGCAGCTAAATCAATGGGTGAGAGTGAAGAGGGCCGCTTATGGGACGTCCTATATATGTTTAGTGTATATGCTAGACGATCGGTGGGTTCTGAAATGAATTTTTCGCTTGTAGCAACGTTTAACGGATATCCTCAAGAAGTAAATTTAAATGCCGTAATTGGACCAGGAGATGATTTTGCTCCGGTAATAACAATTATGTTACCAACTGAAGATTAA
- a CDS encoding creatininase family protein codes for MKSVWLQENKWEDVQNYLEEKQTIIVPFGSVEQHAHHLPMGTDSFVALKVAEDAAKETNTLVAPPNWVGWAPHHMAYPGTITLRPETLTNLMLDICESLTYHGFQKIIVINGHREANLPPLKIAATKLRNKTGAFICIVDPFYFAENIGKKIRKSEPGGVGHADEMETSHMLHLFPELCNMENAVKNIHEKHSFLNHDPYIDGDRIFLPSDVSTYRENSNNIGVVGDPSVSTAENGQIYHKELIANMIELINYCNSKVEVSLRNQEIPL; via the coding sequence TTGAAAAGTGTTTGGTTACAAGAAAACAAATGGGAAGATGTACAAAATTACCTTGAGGAAAAACAAACCATTATCGTTCCGTTTGGCAGTGTAGAACAACATGCCCACCACTTGCCTATGGGAACGGATTCTTTTGTAGCATTAAAGGTTGCGGAAGATGCGGCTAAGGAAACGAACACCCTAGTCGCACCTCCAAACTGGGTGGGATGGGCGCCTCACCACATGGCTTATCCAGGTACGATTACACTAAGACCAGAAACCTTAACAAATTTGATGCTGGATATTTGTGAAAGTTTAACCTATCACGGGTTTCAGAAAATTATTGTTATTAACGGACATCGAGAGGCCAATCTACCTCCTTTAAAAATAGCAGCGACAAAACTACGAAATAAAACAGGAGCTTTTATTTGTATCGTTGATCCTTTTTATTTTGCAGAAAATATTGGTAAAAAAATAAGGAAATCAGAGCCGGGTGGAGTTGGTCATGCGGATGAAATGGAGACTTCACACATGTTACATCTCTTCCCTGAGTTGTGTAACATGGAAAATGCGGTTAAGAACATCCATGAGAAACATTCTTTCTTAAACCACGATCCGTATATTGATGGAGACCGTATTTTCTTGCCCAGTGATGTTTCAACTTATCGAGAAAATTCAAACAATATTGGAGTGGTTGGTGATCCTTCTGTCTCAACGGCAGAAAACGGACAAATTTATCATAAAGAATTGATTGCTAATATGATTGAACTGATTAATTACTGTAATTCCAAAGTGGAAGTATCATTACGAAACCAGGAAATCCCTTTATAA
- a CDS encoding APC family permease has protein sequence MKQQKLKRSLSFLDLYSLGVAALIGTGIFVLTGIAAKPAGAGLFLSFLIAGGIAVCTALSFAELSAMYPQAGASYVYCKRAFSTLGQGIGNVVASIVGWTLMTQYIVVGAAVWLGFGLYAQFFLPGLSVTLWAVILGIFTVTLLYLGISFSKTVINLLVIVKVFALLLFVVLGLLHPQLPMPIHQVPFLPQGFGGLMAAAAIIAFGQIHIDAITTVAEEAKNPYRDIPRATVWAIFTVVILYALVGWVSVTLVPTDVLPTLKAPLASALEVVTSGWASSFVAAAGIAATITSGLGCMIGGPRVGLAMAREGQLWSSFGKIHPKFKSPSVATLVTGVFAILLTLTGNLSLVASAGVFTALIVFVAVNVAVIILRFKEKNTNRPFKIPGGLLFPLLGIGGIIIELFYLNPLAILLGLAWMVTGLVVYFFFNNGKQRNYFQSTMKNQKM, from the coding sequence GTGAAGCAACAAAAATTAAAACGTTCACTCTCATTTCTCGACCTTTATTCTTTAGGCGTAGCGGCACTCATTGGCACTGGAATATTTGTACTAACAGGGATTGCAGCAAAACCAGCGGGTGCTGGCCTATTTTTAAGTTTCCTTATTGCAGGAGGTATTGCGGTATGTACAGCATTATCTTTTGCAGAACTCTCGGCCATGTATCCTCAAGCGGGCGCAAGCTATGTGTATTGTAAAAGAGCCTTTTCTACCCTAGGTCAAGGAATAGGAAACGTTGTAGCTTCTATAGTCGGATGGACCCTGATGACTCAGTACATTGTCGTGGGGGCAGCTGTTTGGCTCGGTTTTGGGTTGTATGCACAATTTTTTCTTCCAGGATTGTCAGTGACATTGTGGGCAGTAATATTGGGAATTTTTACGGTGACTCTTTTATATCTTGGGATCTCCTTTTCTAAAACTGTTATTAATTTGTTAGTCATTGTTAAAGTTTTTGCACTTCTGTTGTTCGTGGTGCTGGGCTTATTGCACCCCCAACTCCCTATGCCCATTCATCAGGTACCCTTTCTTCCACAGGGTTTTGGTGGGTTAATGGCCGCAGCTGCCATTATTGCCTTTGGGCAAATCCATATTGATGCCATAACGACCGTTGCTGAAGAAGCAAAAAATCCATATCGAGACATTCCAAGGGCAACCGTTTGGGCAATTTTTACCGTTGTGATCTTATATGCACTTGTAGGCTGGGTATCTGTAACTCTAGTCCCTACAGATGTACTTCCAACGCTTAAAGCACCGCTAGCTTCTGCACTTGAGGTCGTTACTTCAGGCTGGGCATCAAGTTTCGTGGCAGCAGCTGGTATTGCAGCAACGATAACATCTGGATTAGGCTGTATGATTGGTGGCCCACGAGTAGGGCTCGCGATGGCAAGAGAAGGGCAACTATGGTCTTCTTTCGGAAAAATCCACCCCAAGTTTAAATCACCAAGCGTCGCTACCCTCGTTACAGGTGTTTTTGCGATTTTATTAACCCTTACCGGTAACCTTAGCCTGGTCGCTTCTGCTGGAGTCTTTACCGCATTAATCGTATTTGTTGCAGTAAACGTGGCCGTAATCATTCTTCGCTTTAAAGAAAAAAACACAAATAGACCTTTTAAAATCCCGGGAGGACTTCTATTTCCGCTTCTGGGCATTGGCGGAATTATTATTGAATTGTTCTATTTAAATCCTTTAGCCATATTATTGGGGCTTGCATGGATGGTGACCGGGTTGGTCGTTTACTTCTTTTTTAATAATGGAAAACAGCGAAATTACTTTCAATCCACTATGAAAAATCAAAAAATGTAG
- a CDS encoding IclR family transcriptional regulator codes for MDKSSKNGSVEKALNILEFFNERDPFYTLQQLSTETGYPKTTLFRLLCSLEKFGYVRRILKNGEILFGLGWVFIEKAALVKDQINLKELARDEMISLRNKTNLSVQLALQDGKEAIYIEQIPSFQPIRIYPEIGKRVPLYSAACPRVLLAYLSHREQEGILSDSKSNNLYQELVRIREKGFAVSKGELAEGTIAMAVPVFDGQKEVIASLSVIGLEHDHIFKDTKEVIISLKIASEAITTKLQG; via the coding sequence ATGGATAAAAGTAGTAAAAATGGAAGCGTTGAAAAAGCGCTGAATATATTGGAGTTCTTCAATGAAAGGGACCCATTTTATACGTTGCAACAACTTTCAACTGAGACTGGATATCCAAAAACCACATTATTTCGTTTATTATGCTCACTTGAGAAATTTGGTTATGTGAGGAGAATACTTAAAAATGGCGAAATCTTATTTGGTTTAGGTTGGGTTTTCATAGAGAAGGCTGCCTTGGTAAAGGATCAAATTAATTTAAAAGAATTAGCCAGGGATGAAATGATATCATTACGGAATAAAACTAACTTATCTGTTCAATTAGCCTTACAAGATGGAAAGGAAGCCATTTATATTGAGCAAATACCTTCTTTTCAGCCGATCCGAATATATCCTGAAATCGGTAAACGAGTTCCGTTATATTCAGCAGCCTGTCCTAGAGTTTTATTAGCTTATCTTTCCCACAGAGAGCAAGAAGGAATTTTGAGTGATAGCAAATCGAACAACTTGTATCAGGAATTAGTACGTATAAGGGAAAAGGGATTTGCAGTTAGCAAAGGAGAATTGGCTGAAGGAACAATTGCTATGGCAGTTCCTGTTTTTGATGGACAAAAAGAAGTCATCGCTTCACTAAGTGTTATTGGTTTAGAACATGACCATATATTTAAAGACACAAAGGAAGTAATCATTAGCTTAAAAATCGCCTCGGAAGCCATTACAACAAAGTTACAAGGTTAA
- a CDS encoding AAA family ATPase produces MKQLGTLYFFCGKMGAGKSTKSKQLAIDKHAVLLSEDEWLSSLYPNQIASFEDYLKFSAQLKPLVKKHVQNILSVGTDVVMDFPANTQKLRKWFLDMASEVNASHQLIFLNLNNGQCLRQIAQRRNEQPERAAFDTEAVFIHVSKFFEAPEASEGLNILEFSGKE; encoded by the coding sequence ATGAAACAATTGGGGACGCTATACTTTTTCTGTGGAAAAATGGGAGCTGGAAAATCAACTAAATCAAAACAATTGGCGATAGATAAACATGCGGTATTGTTGTCTGAGGATGAATGGCTTTCATCTCTTTATCCAAATCAGATTGCATCATTTGAGGACTACCTAAAATTCTCAGCACAGCTCAAGCCGTTAGTGAAAAAGCATGTCCAAAACATATTAAGTGTCGGTACAGATGTAGTGATGGATTTTCCAGCTAACACTCAAAAACTGCGAAAGTGGTTTTTGGATATGGCGTCAGAGGTCAATGCAAGCCATCAACTAATTTTCCTTAATCTAAATAACGGGCAATGTTTACGTCAAATTGCACAAAGGCGAAACGAACAACCCGAAAGAGCAGCTTTTGACACGGAAGCGGTTTTTATTCATGTTTCTAAATTTTTTGAAGCACCAGAGGCATCTGAGGGTTTAAATATTTTAGAGTTTAGCGGAAAAGAATAA
- a CDS encoding HesA/MoeB/ThiF family protein produces the protein MLPCFKRTLLPIVQKLGTIEIRNNGTFTELEDDNGELFRFLKLLDGKNTLNDLSIQMNLSIVDIQSVIHSLDELGFLEDAEVPSTYSPTELERYRSNLNYFSGFSSITKDKYSYQDKLKNSKIVILGLGGGCLIGAYLAGLGIGEIIGVDFDVVERSNLNRQFLYNEKDVGRLKSEVAEEKIKAINPEIKVKMLNKYIDSYESLLEILSGATAVISMLDQPSIISTRWVNAACVVLGIPYYSGGINHNTIKVERYIPENNEPCYDCKLINSLNDSTDMIARIKTTYGSVLSGVNTGFASNLSLLVSFIINDVTNLITNLHPMMKPVLTIDLKTMEVSQMALDFTQNNDCPTCNSEGFKNLSSLDDLISISFRKEGSLL, from the coding sequence ATGTTGCCTTGTTTTAAAAGAACTCTTTTACCTATTGTTCAGAAACTAGGAACCATTGAAATAAGAAACAATGGTACTTTTACAGAACTAGAAGATGATAATGGAGAGTTATTCCGTTTTCTTAAATTGTTAGATGGAAAAAATACATTAAATGACTTATCTATTCAAATGAACCTATCAATAGTTGACATACAGAGTGTTATTCACTCGCTAGATGAATTAGGTTTTTTAGAGGATGCAGAAGTTCCTTCTACATATTCTCCAACAGAGTTAGAACGATATCGATCCAATCTAAATTATTTTTCTGGTTTTTCCTCAATCACAAAAGATAAATATTCTTATCAAGACAAGTTAAAAAATTCTAAAATTGTAATTTTAGGCTTAGGCGGAGGGTGCTTAATTGGTGCCTATCTAGCTGGGTTAGGTATTGGAGAAATAATAGGAGTAGACTTTGACGTTGTGGAACGTTCCAACTTAAACAGACAATTTCTTTATAATGAAAAAGATGTAGGTCGATTAAAATCAGAAGTTGCTGAAGAAAAAATTAAGGCTATTAATCCAGAGATAAAAGTTAAAATGCTCAATAAATATATTGATTCATATGAATCTTTATTAGAAATTTTAAGTGGAGCTACTGCAGTAATTAGTATGTTAGATCAACCTTCCATTATATCAACTAGATGGGTAAACGCTGCATGTGTCGTTTTAGGAATACCCTATTACAGTGGTGGGATAAATCATAATACTATTAAGGTGGAAAGATACATACCTGAAAATAACGAACCATGCTATGATTGCAAATTAATTAATTCTCTTAATGATAGTACTGATATGATTGCTAGAATTAAAACAACTTATGGAAGTGTTTTAAGCGGTGTTAATACAGGATTTGCGTCTAATCTATCACTATTAGTAAGTTTTATTATTAATGACGTAACCAATTTAATAACTAACCTTCATCCGATGATGAAACCCGTTCTAACAATTGATTTAAAAACTATGGAAGTTAGTCAGATGGCATTAGATTTCACACAAAATAATGACTGTCCAACTTGTAATTCTGAAGGCTTCAAAAACCTTTCTTCATTAGATGATTTAATCTCAATCTCTTTTAGGAAAGAAGGTTCTTTGTTATGA
- a CDS encoding AAA family ATPase codes for MGIRNYLIGGVSGVGKTTVCNELQRRGYHAIHGDRELAYQGDPETGTPTDGFKPEHHIWHVDKVIALVANQDEAVTFFCGGLRNFPKFIDLFDGVFVLEVDLETCLRRIDERVALDPTDWGGRPEEREISARLHQTKEGIPKNGIIIDATAPIDHVVDEIIRQSEENKHQRQ; via the coding sequence ATGGGCATTAGGAATTATCTGATTGGAGGCGTTTCCGGCGTCGGCAAAACTACGGTCTGCAACGAATTACAGCGGCGCGGCTACCATGCCATTCATGGTGACCGTGAATTGGCTTATCAAGGCGATCCGGAAACTGGTACCCCGACGGATGGCTTTAAACCCGAACACCACATTTGGCATGTAGATAAAGTAATAGCATTGGTCGCCAATCAGGATGAGGCGGTAACATTTTTCTGCGGTGGTTTGCGAAATTTCCCCAAATTCATCGATCTCTTCGACGGCGTGTTTGTCCTTGAGGTCGACTTGGAAACCTGTCTCCGGCGGATTGATGAGCGAGTGGCACTGGACCCAACTGACTGGGGTGGCAGACCAGAGGAACGGGAAATCAGTGCGCGCTTGCATCAAACGAAAGAAGGCATTCCCAAAAACGGGATTATAATCGACGCCACCGCACCGATCGATCACGTCGTTGACGAGATCATCCGTCAAAGCGAAGAAAATAAACACCAACGACAATAA